A window of Elgaria multicarinata webbii isolate HBS135686 ecotype San Diego chromosome 2, rElgMul1.1.pri, whole genome shotgun sequence contains these coding sequences:
- the LOC134392842 gene encoding transmembrane protein 178B-like: MAAAAQALSCSGLLLAAAALALLAVAIGTDSWYETDARRHRERCRGFGHKRHANSDPPGSMSAPSPHLPLRARPPRALLPGRAPLPPPPPLPPAAAAAAALVLDSHCGRRFNSTVSGLWRRCHRAGFEPESEELIQKGVIQRCTAVKYHYTSSSLPRNLPVNITNTIRQDEWHALHLRRMTAGFIGMAVSIILFGWIIGMLGCCKQHELMQYVAGLLFLMGGTCCIISLCTCVAGINFELSRYPRYVYGLPEDISHGYGWSMFCAWGGLGLTLLAGFLCTLAPSLNNPRTVVQKPRQENGAV, translated from the exons ATGGCGGCCGCGGCTCAGGCGCTGAGCTGCTCGGGGCTGCTGCTGGCCGCCGCCGCCCTGGCCCTGCTGGCCGTGGCCATCGGCACCGACTCTTGGTACGAGACGGACGCGCGGAGGCACCGCGAGCGCTGCCGCGGCTTCGGCCACAAGCGCCACGCCAACAGCGACCCGCCGGGCTCCATGTCGGCGCCCAGCCCGCACCTGCCTCTCCGCGCCCGCCCGCCGCGGGCCCTGCTGCCCGGGCGCgctccgctgccgccgccgccgccgctgcctcctgccgccgccgccgccgccgccctggtCCTGGACTCGCACTGCGGCCGCCGCTTCAACTCCACCGTCTCCGGCCTCTGGCGGCGCTGCCACCGCGCGGGCTTCGAGCCCGAGAGCGAGGAGCTCATCCAGAAAG GAGTCATTCAGCGCTGCACAGCGGTGAAGTATCACTACACCTCATCTTCCTTGCCACGCAATTTGCCTGTTAATATTACCAACACTATCCGCCAGGATGAGTGGCATGCCCTCC aTCTGCGGAGAATGACAGCTGGTTTCATTGGCATGGCAGTTTCCATCATCCTGTTCGGATGGATCATTGGCATGCTGGGCTGCTGTAAACAGCATGAGCTCATGCAATATGTAGCCGGACTGCTCTTCCTTATGGGAG gtACATGCTGCATCATCTCTCTTTGCACGTGTGTGGCTGGGATAAACTTTGAGCTGTCCCGTTACCCTCGCTATGTCTATGGGTTACCAGAAGACATCAGTCATGGCTATGGCTGGTCCATGTTCTGTGCGTGGGGAGGCCTGGGACTGACACTTCTGGCAGGATTCTTATGCACACTGGCCCCTTCTCTCAATAACCCTCGGACTGTTGTACAGAAACCCAGACAGGAAAATGGTGCAGTGTGA
- the PSMC3 gene encoding 26S proteasome regulatory subunit 6A gives MASVWDEAEDGIGEEVLKMSTEEIVQRTRLLDSEIKIMKSEVLRVTHELQAMKDKIKENSEKIKVNKTLPYLVSNVIELLDVDPNDQEEDGANIDLDSQRKGKCAVIKTSTRQTYFLPVIGLVDAEKLKPGDLVGVNKDSYLILETLPTEYDSRVKAMEVDERPTEQYSDIGGLDKQIQELVEAIVLPMNHKEKFENLGIQPPKGVLMYGPPGTGKTLLARACAAQTKATFLKLAGPQLVQMFIGDGAKLVRDAFALAKEKAPSIIFIDELDAIGTKRFDSEKAGDREVQRTMLELLNQLDGFQPNTQVKVIAATNRVDILDPALLRSGRLDRKIEFPMPNEEARARIMQIHSRKMNVSPDVNYEELARCTDDFNGAQCKAVCVEAGMIALRHGATELTHEDYMEGILEVQAKKKANLQYYA, from the exons ATGGCGTCGGTCTGGGATGAGGCGGAG GATGGAATTGGCGAGGAGGTGTTGAAGATGTCTACGGAAGAAATCGTACAGCGTACCCGCCTGCTGGACAGTGAGATCAAG ATCATGAAGAGTGAGGTGCTGAGAGTAACTCATGAGCTACAAGCCATGAAAGATAAGATTAAAGAGAACAGTGAGAAGATCAAAGTGAATAAAACTCTGCCTTACCTTGTTTCCAATGTCATAGAG TTGCTGGATGTTGATCCCAATGACCAGGAGGAAGATGGAGCAAATATTGACCTTGATTCTCAAAGGAAGGGCAAGTGTGCTGTGATCAAAACCTCCACTCGTCAG ACATACTTTCTGCCTGTGATTGGTTTAGTTGATGCTGAAAAACTGAAGCCTGGAGACCTAGTG GGAGTAAACAAGGACTCTTACCTGATTCTGGAGACCTTGCCCACAGAGTATGACTCGAGGGTTAAAGCCATGGAGGTGGATGAGAGGCCTACAGAGCAGTACAGTGATATTGGAGGACTGGATAAACAGATCCAAGAG CTGGTAGAAGCCATTGTGCTGCCAATGAATCATAAAGAGAAATTTGAAAACTTGGGTATCCAGCCTCCTAAAGGGGTGCTCATGTATGGACCCCCAGGAACAGGGAAGACCCTCCTAGCCAGAGCATGTGCTGCACAGACAAAG GCTACATTCTTGAAGCTGGCTGGCCCACAGCTAGTGCAGATGTTCATTGGAGATGGAGCCAAGTTGGTGCGAGATGCTTTTGCACTGGCCAAGGAGAAAGCACCTTCTATCATCTTTATTGATGAACTTGATGCCATTGGCACAAAAAG ATTTGATAGTGAAAAGGCTGGTGATCGTGAAGTACAGAGGACCATGTTGGAATTGTTGAACCAGCTTGATGGATTCCAACCCAACACGCAAGTCAAG GTGATTGCTGCAACCAACCGTGTTGACATCCTAGACCCTGCTCTACTCCGTTCAGGACGTCTGGATCGCAAGATTGAGTTCCCAATGCCCAATGAGGAGGCCAGAGCCAGGATTATGCAGATCCATTCACGCAAGATGAATGTCAG CCCTGATGTGAACTATGAAGAGCTGGCTCGTTGCACAGATGACTTCAACGGTGCACAGTGCAAGGCTGTGTGTGTGGAAGCG GGGATGATTGCCCTGCGGCATGGAGCTACAGAGCTCACTCATGAAGATTACATGGAAGGAATCTTGGAAGTGCAAGCCAAAAAGAAAGCCAATCTACAATATTATGCCTGA